The genomic interval TGTCGACCAGCGACGCCGCGTTCGCCATGTTGATCTGTGTGGAACCGGAGTCGATCGACTTCTCGTAGAACGTGTACGAGATCCCGCGGCCCTTCGCCAAGGATCCCTTCACCACGTCCAGGGCGCCCTGGGCGAGTCCGAGTTGCGGGCCGACCAGGACCAGCGCGAGCACCGGGACGAACGCCGACCGGTAGAGCGCTTCGTCCTTGTGTTCGGTGGGGTAGGAGCCTTCGATCGCGGCGGTGACGGACAGGATGCGGTGCGCCGGGACGAACACGTCCTCGGCGATGATGGTGTTGCTTCCGGTGCCGCGCATACCGGCGACGTACCAGGTGTCCTCGATCGTCAACTCGCTCATCGGAATCAACGCCATACCCTGATCGATCTGCGTTCCACCCTCGTCGACCACCGGCACACCCAGCATCGCCCACTGCGAGTGCAGCGACCCCGACGCGAATCCCCACTTGCCCGTCACGCGCAGCCCGCCGTCGACAGCGACCGCGGTCGAGTTGGGGGCGACCACTCCGCAGATCCGGGCCTCCGGGTCGGCGTCGAAGACATCGCGCTGCGCCTGATCGGGGTAGAGGCCGATCAACCATCCACACACGTTCATCAACGTCGCAGCCCACGCCGTCGACCCGCACGCCTGGCCCAGCGTGGAGGTGACCTCGAGGAACGTCCGGAAGTCCGCCTCGTGGCCGCCGAGACGCTTGGGGACCGAGATCTTGAACAGTCCGGCGGCGGCGAGTACGTCGATGTTCTCCTGCGCGACCCGGCGTTCGGCCTCGGTGCGGGATGCGTTCGACCGCAGCAGGTCCAGTAGCCCCTCCGCTCGTCGAGGCAGCTCGACCGAAGGGCCGAGCAGCGCGTCGGTGGTGGGGCGTTCCGCGGTGATGGTCATGAGGTGTGGTCCTTCCAAGAATCTGTACCCGAATGGGGCGTGGCTCACATAGTCACGCCGGCCACCGCCCACGTTCTCGTGCGGAACCGCCAATTCGGGCCGCTGCGACCGTGCACAGCGCACGGTGTCGATCCCTGGGCGTGCAGCGAGCCCAAAGTGACGGCGATCACTGCGACTGTTCGCGCAAGAAAGCGCCGTTCTCTGCGCGGTTCACTTCCCAGAACCCGAGCCCTGCCCGACGAAGGAACCCGACATGACAGCTTCCGCCACCACCCGAACTGCACTGGACCCGTCACGGCTGCGGCGCGCACTGGGCCGCGTACCGACCTCGGTGGCAGTGGTGACCGGGGTCGTCGAGGGTGAACCAGTCGGAATGACCGTCGGGTCACTGACGTCGGTATCGTCGGATCCGCCCATCATCGGATTCTTCGCCGCCGCCCAGTCGTACACCTTCGCCCAGCTCCGACAGGCCTCCGACCTGTGCGTCAGCGTGCTCTCCGAAGCGCAGGGCGACGTCTGCTACGGGTTCGCCTCCCGAACCGGCGCCAAGTTCGACTGCGGTGAGTGGGACACCGAATCCGGCCCCGCCCCGCGCCTGGTGTCGGCGAGCGCGTGGATCGAGTGCACGCCGAGCATGATCTTCGACGCGGGCGATCACGTGGGAATGCTCGCCGCAGTCACCGACGTCGAGTACACCGATCACCGCCCCCTGGTGTTCTACCGCGGCAAGCTCGCCCGGTTGCACCCGAGCGTGACCCACCACCCTGCGACGTCGCGGCTCGACTGGTGGTCGCTGTGAGCGCACTGCGACCCGCCGATGTGCGCCACGAGGTCGACAACCTCCTGGGCCGGTACGCCGAGCTTGCCGACGCACGTGACGCGGACGCGGTGGCGGAATTACTGGCGAGGGCCGACGTGCACTTCGCCGGTACGACCATCACCGGCCGCGACGCGATCGGCCGACACTACGGCCACCTGTTCGAGACCGCACCGATCAGTCGACACCTGATCACCAACGTCATCGTCGACGCACAGCAAGACCGCGCCGACTTCCGGTGCCGATACAGCCGATGGCAGATCGATCCCACAGCGCAGCTTCTCGCCATCGGCGACTACGCCGGCACCTGCCGCACCGGTGAATCCAGCTACTTCCTTGCCTCATTCACAGTCACACGATCCTGGCAGGCCGAGTCGTGAGAGCGGATACGGATCGCCGAGAGCCACGAGCATTCGGCGTGCCTCGAATCACCGCGAAGTCCTATTAAGACGCTGAACTGGGGATTTACGAGGAATTTTGGGCAGACTTGTCCCCCCTCAAGAGGTCGGCGTTTTGTCCTACGTGCTGTTCTTCGCCCTGGCGAGACGGACGGCGCGCTTGTTGGCGCGATCCGAGATCAGGGGGAGTAGCCGAAGCACAAAATGCAGTGCGACGGCGACAGCAGCAGGGACGAGCACGGGACTGTTCGCGAGGACTACGAGCATCGTGCGCACCTCCGCTTCTTGGGGGTGATCACCACGGTTGTGGTGGGTGGACCGCAGCGTGGCTCGCCGCGGAGTCGGTCATGCCGCTTCGGGCATGAAAAAACCCGCTCCGGTTGGGGAGCGGGTTGCATGGTGGGCGGGGTCAATCCGCACGGTCGACTGTTCTCGGGCGGGTCGCTCGGTCGCGGCGCGTCCGAGAGGCGATCAAGACGTGCCCACCTTTGAAGAGCCAGCCTCGAGAGCCTCTCCGATCGGCCCGTAGATGGCCTCGACGTACCCAGCTGCGCACGGTCGACGGCGCGACGTCGAATAGTCGGGCCACCTCATCGGTGGTGATGAGCCGGTTGTAGTACGAGTGAGGGATGTACAACTCCGAGTAGACGGCAGG from Rhodococcus sp. NBC_00297 carries:
- a CDS encoding acyl-CoA dehydrogenase family protein, with the protein product MTITAERPTTDALLGPSVELPRRAEGLLDLLRSNASRTEAERRVAQENIDVLAAAGLFKISVPKRLGGHEADFRTFLEVTSTLGQACGSTAWAATLMNVCGWLIGLYPDQAQRDVFDADPEARICGVVAPNSTAVAVDGGLRVTGKWGFASGSLHSQWAMLGVPVVDEGGTQIDQGMALIPMSELTIEDTWYVAGMRGTGSNTIIAEDVFVPAHRILSVTAAIEGSYPTEHKDEALYRSAFVPVLALVLVGPQLGLAQGALDVVKGSLAKGRGISYTFYEKSIDSGSTQINMANAASLVDTAMLHCFRAADDIDKAAQSPDYMSFDSRARVRMDVGVVATRAREAMDLLLTVQGAGSFAEVSPLQRMWRDLETGSRHAVVNPAIAAEAYGRAMLGVTEQVTPLI
- a CDS encoding flavin reductase family protein, producing the protein MTASATTRTALDPSRLRRALGRVPTSVAVVTGVVEGEPVGMTVGSLTSVSSDPPIIGFFAAAQSYTFAQLRQASDLCVSVLSEAQGDVCYGFASRTGAKFDCGEWDTESGPAPRLVSASAWIECTPSMIFDAGDHVGMLAAVTDVEYTDHRPLVFYRGKLARLHPSVTHHPATSRLDWWSL
- a CDS encoding nuclear transport factor 2 family protein gives rise to the protein MSALRPADVRHEVDNLLGRYAELADARDADAVAELLARADVHFAGTTITGRDAIGRHYGHLFETAPISRHLITNVIVDAQQDRADFRCRYSRWQIDPTAQLLAIGDYAGTCRTGESSYFLASFTVTRSWQAES
- a CDS encoding helix-turn-helix domain-containing protein; its protein translation is MGLTRIASPQRKAGRAAVHDRADLMRVQRDARRRTAHPAVYSELYIPHSYYNRLITTDEVARLFDVAPSTVRSWVRRGHLRADRRGSRGWLFKGGHVLIASRTRRDRATRPRTVDRAD